The genomic interval GCAGCCTATTTAGACAGCAGAATCAGCTCTTTATACCCCACCACAATAAGATTTACAATTGAATATTTccaatgaattattttttgaggTAGTATATGGCAGGATTtgctagtaaaaagaaaaaaaagtttaaaaactgaaACAATCATGGTTGTGATTGACCACTTACTTGGAAGTGTTTAAAGATTAATTCAGGATTGAAGTACAGCTGAAAAGGTGTGATCAATTCCAACTGCTGAAAtagaaaatcaatcaagaaacaaaatttcATAATCTACAATGAAGGATTAGTTGGGCTAGCAATTTCCAACTCTGTCACTTAGACTGAATCATTTAAGGCTGGAGGGAAAGGTTGGTAAATAATTTTCTAGAATGGTACAATTCTTTGTATCCTCAGTACCTAACACTGAATAAAAGCGTATTTTATGTGGCAATAGTTGAAGTTGGCATGTAGGAATGGGAAGCAGGTGGTGATAGCTTACATATAAGGCAAATAAAAAGCAGCTGCCACGAATCTGCCCAGCACATGGGCACCACTTAAAAAACAGTTGGGTGAAAAAACACAACTCACTCAAAAGAACCGACTCAAGACCCTGCCAAGGTAAGGGCTGTGTGATTCCAGTGAGCCTGTACAAGCACACTTTATTTCAAAACTCTTCCCTCTCTACAACTCCAGATTTCTGTGTTCAATACCTAAGTTTCTTCATAAGCGGACTTTCCCCCACTAGTCTCCCCTTGGCCTTCCCCGGAGTTCTCAGGCACATTTTCTGGGTGGGCGGCTCCCGCTGCCCTGACTTGCTATGGGTCCGGCCTGCAGTCCCGATCCTCTACCCTTCCAACAGTAGCACTGTCTCCTCGGGTCACTGGATAAGCACTCTCAAAGCAATTCCGAGCCCCAGAGTGAGCCCTGTCCACCTCCACCCATCCTGAGACAAACCCATCTGGGATTCCCTGAGGCCCAAATCCGAATTTCCTGAGGACTCGATCATAtccagcctgaataatgaggagcTGGCGCTGGAACTGCTCACCACAGCGGCGGTTGTGAGAACGCAGGCGGTGGTGTAAGCGCGGCTGACCGGTGGGATCTGCAGATACTCAAGCCGGAGGCTCTGGTACGCCATCTTCCCCACCGCCACCTGCCTTCCCGCCCCACTTCCCCTTCCGCCAGTCAGCCAAGCGGCGGGGCGGGATCAAAGAGGCCTCCCGTTAATACCGTTGTCCAATCGGCGCCGAGCAAACTGCCAGCCACCAATCGCAAGAGGCCTAAGGAAAGCCATTCACCTATCACGAGTTGTGTCCCCGCAGGGCAAGCCTTGCTTCTTCACCCATCCCAAGTCGCGGAGGAGAGAGTAAGCACAGGTCTCTTTCGCCAATCCTCGTGGGCCACAGCTAGCTTGCCCGCCCCTTTCAGTCAACAATCTAGTTGGCTCCCTCCCGACCGTCCAGCCAGCCAATCAGGAGCGCGACAGCATCCCGCCTTTGCTCTCGTTCGCTGAGGAGGGCATCGGTCGGAATTTTGGGGAGCCGTCCGTTGCTGCGGGTATTAGGCGGCAAGAGGTGGTTTCAAGGGAGTGGCGGAAAACCACTGTTTGATCGAATTTGTCACCCTCATGGTCGCTTCGGTAAGTGCCACGGGGCTGCATTTTctcagaggaggaggggaaaggagtggAACTGAGTTGGTCATCATCGCGGGATGCTGGATCAGCCTCGCTGGCGGGGCCTCGGGCCTGAAGGTCCCGGCATGCCGCGGGGTCGCGGGCCCGAGGGGAGCCGGTTCTGAGGCCGGAAGCAGTTCCTGCCCGGTGGTTTCTAGCTCGGTCGGCCCGACTTGAGGTT from Saccopteryx leptura isolate mSacLep1 chromosome 2, mSacLep1_pri_phased_curated, whole genome shotgun sequence carries:
- the DERL2 gene encoding derlin-2 isoform X3 yields the protein MAYQSLRLEYLQIPPVSRAYTTACVLTTAAVQLELITPFQLYFNPELIFKHFQVLQLDTYIFSWKTYFPISLVE